Proteins from a genomic interval of Thermoanaerobacterium thermosaccharolyticum DSM 571:
- a CDS encoding LacI family DNA-binding transcriptional regulator: protein MITIKDVAKEAGVSVATISRVLNNSPGVSDETREKVLSVIKRLNYNPNLLGRNLRRMKTNMVLVLLPTISNPFYARIVKGIEDVAQKNGYGVMLCNTDSDIERERMYLELLKNRLSDGVIFMAPEIGEEELNEIGEKYAVVQCCEYKEGANVSHVSIDNYKASYKAVKHLIGLGHKNIGFISCKNNFLSTKHRESGYKKALEDSGIEFNPDYIRYGDYSFKSGFRAAQSLLNDFEEITAIFAISDIMAIGAIKACYENGLKVPDDVAVVGFDNISFAPMYNPSLTTVSQPKYDIGCTAMELLIKQIRNKGGNKENIVLEHELIIRQSTVK from the coding sequence ATGATAACGATAAAAGACGTTGCAAAAGAAGCTGGTGTTTCAGTTGCTACTATATCGCGAGTTCTAAATAACAGCCCTGGTGTTTCAGATGAGACTAGAGAAAAAGTTTTATCTGTGATAAAAAGGCTAAACTACAATCCGAATCTTTTAGGCAGAAATCTGCGTAGAATGAAGACTAATATGGTACTTGTGTTGCTTCCTACAATTTCAAATCCATTTTACGCAAGAATAGTGAAAGGTATAGAGGATGTGGCGCAGAAAAATGGATACGGTGTAATGCTTTGCAATACTGATTCTGACATTGAGAGAGAAAGGATGTATCTAGAGCTTTTAAAAAATAGGCTGTCTGATGGAGTTATTTTCATGGCACCTGAGATTGGTGAAGAAGAGCTTAATGAAATAGGAGAGAAATATGCAGTTGTGCAGTGCTGCGAATACAAAGAAGGTGCTAATGTTTCACATGTGTCTATAGACAACTATAAGGCATCATATAAAGCGGTAAAACACTTGATAGGACTGGGACATAAAAATATAGGGTTTATAAGCTGTAAGAATAATTTTCTGTCAACGAAGCACAGGGAATCCGGATATAAAAAAGCATTGGAGGATTCTGGAATTGAATTTAATCCTGATTACATCCGGTATGGTGATTACTCATTTAAGAGCGGCTTCAGAGCTGCTCAAAGCCTCTTAAATGATTTTGAAGAAATAACAGCAATCTTTGCTATTTCAGATATCATGGCAATAGGTGCTATAAAAGCATGTTACGAAAATGGGCTTAAGGTTCCTGATGATGTTGCAGTAGTTGGATTTGATAACATAAGTTTTGCCCCAATGTATAATCCATCGCTTACAACGGTATCGCAGCCTAAATACGATATCGGTTGTACGGCAATGGAACTACTTATAAAACAAATAAGAAATAAAGGGGGTAATAAAGAAAACATAGTTTTGGAGCATGAGCTTATAATAAGGCAGTCTACTGTAAAGTAA
- a CDS encoding Gfo/Idh/MocA family protein, with product MPSLSKLDNVEMVAFCDIKEERALKAAKDYGIDGAKTYNDYRKLLEDKSIDVVHVCTPNKSHADITVDALEAGKHVMCEKPMAKTASNAKRMLDAAKKTGKKLTIGYQNRFRADSQYLHKLCQDGELGEIYFAKAHAIRRRAVPTWGLFLNEEEQGGGPLIDIGTHALDLTLWMMNNYKPKYVVGNTYHKLAERRNAANAWGPWDPDKFTVEDSAFGFITMENGATIILESSWALNSLDVDEAKTTLCGTEGGADMKDGLRINGEKNGRLYTTKIDLSTGGVDFFEGKAENAADLEARLWIESVINDTEPVVKPEEAFVVSQILEAIYTSSKTGKPVYFNE from the coding sequence ATGCCCTCCCTATCAAAACTTGACAATGTGGAAATGGTTGCTTTTTGTGATATAAAAGAGGAGAGAGCTTTAAAAGCTGCAAAAGATTATGGTATAGATGGAGCTAAGACATATAATGACTACAGAAAGCTGTTAGAGGATAAAAGTATTGATGTGGTACATGTTTGCACTCCCAACAAATCACATGCAGATATAACAGTTGACGCATTAGAAGCAGGTAAGCACGTAATGTGTGAAAAACCAATGGCAAAAACTGCAAGTAATGCTAAGAGAATGTTAGACGCTGCTAAAAAGACGGGTAAGAAGTTAACAATTGGCTATCAGAATAGATTCAGAGCAGACTCACAATACCTACATAAATTGTGTCAAGATGGAGAGCTTGGAGAGATATACTTTGCAAAAGCACATGCAATAAGGCGCCGTGCTGTCCCTACATGGGGATTGTTTTTAAATGAAGAAGAGCAAGGCGGAGGTCCGTTAATCGATATTGGAACACATGCACTTGACTTGACGCTTTGGATGATGAATAACTACAAGCCTAAATACGTTGTCGGAAATACGTATCATAAATTAGCAGAAAGAAGAAACGCAGCAAATGCTTGGGGACCATGGGACCCGGACAAATTTACCGTTGAAGATTCGGCTTTTGGATTTATAACTATGGAAAATGGTGCAACAATTATACTTGAGTCAAGCTGGGCCTTAAATTCTCTTGATGTGGATGAAGCAAAGACGACATTGTGTGGGACAGAAGGCGGAGCAGACATGAAGGATGGGCTTAGAATCAATGGAGAAAAGAATGGGCGATTGTACACTACAAAAATCGATTTAAGCACTGGTGGTGTTGACTTTTTTGAAGGAAAAGCAGAAAATGCAGCAGACTTAGAGGCAAGATTGTGGATAGAAAGTGTCATTAATGATACAGAGCCTGTTGTAAAACCTGAAGAAGCATTTGTAGTGTCACAGATACTAGAGGCGATTTATACATCTTCAAAGACTGGAAAGCCAGTATATTTTAATGAATAG
- a CDS encoding sugar phosphate isomerase/epimerase family protein, with protein MDMPLSLQLYTLRNEMKEDFVGTLEKVAEIGYKGVEFAGYGGLKASELKKHLERLGLTPTGSHIGLEILKNRLDEEIEYNLEIGNKYIVCPWNKYETKDDFIEASKLFNEIGEKCRNKGIIFCYHNHNHEFVKFDDEYGLDLIYENADSEFLKAEIDTYWVKYAGEDPVKYIKKYSGRVPLVHLKDMESDTRDFAEIGEGTMNIKDIISASIEAGVEWFIVEQDICKRPPLESAEISFNNIKKM; from the coding sequence ATGGATATGCCTTTATCATTGCAGCTTTATACCTTAAGGAATGAGATGAAAGAAGATTTTGTAGGGACTTTAGAAAAGGTTGCTGAGATAGGATATAAAGGTGTTGAATTTGCTGGATATGGTGGCCTAAAGGCATCAGAACTAAAAAAACACCTTGAACGCCTTGGACTAACTCCCACAGGCAGTCATATAGGATTAGAAATTTTAAAGAATAGACTTGACGAAGAAATAGAGTACAACTTGGAAATAGGAAATAAATACATTGTTTGTCCGTGGAATAAATACGAAACGAAAGATGATTTTATTGAAGCCTCAAAACTTTTTAATGAGATAGGTGAGAAATGTAGAAATAAAGGAATAATTTTTTGCTACCACAACCATAACCATGAGTTTGTCAAATTTGACGATGAATATGGCCTCGATCTAATTTATGAAAATGCAGACTCAGAATTTTTAAAAGCGGAGATAGACACGTATTGGGTTAAGTATGCAGGTGAAGATCCTGTTAAGTACATTAAAAAGTATAGTGGAAGAGTGCCATTGGTTCATTTAAAGGACATGGAAAGTGATACAAGGGATTTTGCCGAAATTGGCGAAGGCACCATGAATATTAAAGATATAATAAGTGCATCAATAGAGGCCGGTGTTGAATGGTTTATAGTCGAACAAGATATATGCAAAAGGCCGCCTCTTGAAAGTGCTGAGATAAGTTTTAACAATATCAAAAAAATGTGA